In Insulibacter thermoxylanivorax, one genomic interval encodes:
- the accD gene encoding acetyl-CoA carboxylase, carboxyltransferase subunit beta: protein MLKDFFQKKRRYATIPSEKTKRDIPDGLMSKCPKCGTIQYSKELDKNLKVCTACGYHFRLNALERLTMILDDGRLFEYDSDMVSVDPLKFPGYKEKLAKHTEKTGFRDAVITGEGTIQGYPVVVAAMSFEFFGGSMGSVVGEKVTRAIETAIQKQYPLIIFSTSGGARMEESILSLMQMAKTSAALAKFDEQGGLYISVITDPTFGGVPASFAMLGDYILAEPGAAFGFTGRRVIEQTIRQKLPDNFQTAEFNLQHGQLDKVVHRKDLRQVLAAIIELHSTGGVSKREG from the coding sequence GTGCTGAAAGACTTTTTTCAGAAAAAAAGGAGATACGCCACCATTCCTTCGGAGAAAACGAAGCGGGACATTCCCGACGGTCTCATGAGCAAATGCCCCAAATGCGGCACGATTCAGTATTCCAAAGAATTGGACAAGAACTTGAAGGTATGCACGGCGTGCGGATATCATTTTCGCTTGAATGCTCTCGAGCGTCTGACGATGATTTTGGACGATGGAAGATTGTTCGAATATGACAGCGATATGGTGTCAGTGGATCCGCTCAAGTTTCCCGGCTATAAGGAGAAACTGGCCAAACATACGGAGAAAACCGGCTTCCGAGACGCGGTGATCACAGGCGAAGGGACGATCCAAGGATATCCAGTGGTCGTGGCAGCGATGAGTTTTGAATTTTTTGGCGGAAGCATGGGGTCCGTAGTTGGTGAAAAAGTGACGCGTGCCATAGAAACGGCCATTCAGAAACAGTATCCTTTGATTATATTCTCTACCTCGGGCGGTGCCCGGATGGAAGAGAGCATACTGAGCTTAATGCAGATGGCCAAGACCAGCGCTGCATTGGCGAAGTTTGATGAGCAAGGGGGGCTGTATATATCGGTAATCACGGACCCAACCTTCGGAGGAGTTCCTGCGAGCTTCGCGATGCTTGGGGACTATATCTTGGCCGAACCAGGTGCGGCTTTCGGCTTTACCGGCAGACGCGTCATCGAGCAGACGATTCGCCAGAAGCTTCCGGACAACTTCCAGACGGCTGAGTTCAACCTCCAGCATGGTCAGTTGGACAAGGTCGTACATCGCAAGGACCTGCGTCAAGTTCTGGCAGCGATCATTGAACTGCACAGCACGGGAGGTGTTTCTAAGCGTGAAGGGTGA
- a CDS encoding glutamate decarboxylase, giving the protein MWTVIYIAPSQRSAERIKERLTEEGFLVQIRPISHTKQQYEILVPEGELDEVHEVLNTILHS; this is encoded by the coding sequence ATGTGGACGGTCATATATATTGCTCCATCACAGAGAAGCGCTGAAAGGATAAAAGAACGACTTACTGAAGAAGGGTTCTTGGTGCAAATTAGGCCGATTAGTCACACGAAGCAGCAATACGAGATCCTGGTTCCTGAAGGTGAATTAGACGAAGTGCACGAGGTGCTGAATACGATTCTGCACTCGTAG
- a CDS encoding phosphatidylglycerophosphatase A family protein: MEEAVSYMLKLLDERGVKLDDVAKIVHQLQFPYNSSLTLEDCRASVLAVLAKRDVQYTLLTGIALDMMAEKKLLPAPLQDIMEADESLYGVDEVLALGITNAYGMIGLTSFGYLDKEKSGIIRELNANGSHIHVFLDDLICALAAAASARIAHKSKNIKLYDWQRQQRSGRLAGESAVDGS, from the coding sequence ATGGAAGAAGCCGTCAGCTATATGCTCAAACTGCTGGATGAGCGCGGGGTGAAGCTGGATGATGTTGCGAAGATTGTACATCAATTGCAATTTCCGTATAATTCTTCATTGACGTTGGAAGATTGTCGTGCTAGTGTGCTAGCTGTACTGGCCAAAAGGGATGTGCAGTACACGCTGCTGACAGGAATTGCACTGGATATGATGGCTGAGAAAAAGTTGCTGCCTGCACCGCTTCAAGATATCATGGAAGCAGACGAGTCGCTCTATGGCGTGGATGAAGTGCTTGCCCTCGGCATTACGAATGCGTACGGGATGATCGGGCTGACCAGCTTCGGCTATCTCGACAAGGAGAAAAGCGGGATCATCCGCGAGCTGAATGCGAACGGCAGCCATATTCACGTCTTCCTCGATGACCTGATCTGCGCGCTGGCAGCCGCAGCATCAGCGAGAATTGCGCATAAGAGCAAGAACATCAAGCTCTATGATTGGCAAAGGCAGCAGCGCAGCGGAAGACTTGCAGGGGAGTCTGCAGTCGATGGAAGTTGA
- a CDS encoding DNA polymerase III subunit alpha has translation MSGFVHLHVHSEYSLLDGAARIQDLAAAAAGLGMSHLALTDHGVLYGAISFYKACMEHGVKPIIGCEVYFTPGSLEEKGSLKENPIYHLILLAKNEHGYQNLLRLVSRAHLHGFHYKPRVDLASLERYAEGLICLSACLGGEISQHLLHRRCEEAKEAALRYRRIFGEDFYLELQDHGIMEQKQVNQDLIRLSQETGIPLVATNDVHYISRADAEVQDVLICIGTGKTLEDEDRLKFTTDQLYLKSAEEMSRLFAHVPEAIANTVKIAEQCRLELEFGKSILPAFEPIPQGLTAHEYLTQLCEEGLLKRYEGTANWEDPAFRERAEERLRYELSVIEGMGYSDYFLIVWDFIRFAHANNIAVGPGRGSSAGSLVAYVLQITNVDPLKYNLLFERFLNPERVSMPDIDIDFSDERRDEVIDYVVRKYGSEHVAQIITFGTMAAKAAVRDVGRVLNMSYAEVDRTAKLIPNQLGITLDAALAQSPQLAEACRKNEKTAQLIEIARKLEGMPRHASTHAAGVVISREPLTDYVPLTQGSEQTALTQYSMEHLEAIGLLKMDFLGLRTLSIIERTLAFIEQLGGDPIDLKELPDDDPLTYELLSSGDTTGVFQLESPGMRRVLRELKPSNFEDIISVLALYRPGPMDFIPKYIQAKHGRIQVEYPHPSLEPILKDTYGIIVYQEQIMQIASRMAGFSLGEADLLRRAVSKKKREVLDKEREHFVAGCLAQGHDEASAHAVYDMIVRFADYGFPRAHATAYGVLAYQTAYLKAHYPTAFMASMLTAVMNTPRKVAEYVDECRKMGIDVLPPDVNESGVLFTPLPDGSIRFGLAAIKNVGTHAMESIIAERAEKPYEDLLDFCRRVDLRVCNKRVMESLILSGAFDSLPGHRAQLLAMLDETMEAAQKWKKEREDLQLHLFGFTEEAQWTVEPPDVRPFQRMQQLELERELLGIYLSGHPLEDYAEKLEQLEVDQLTQLPEYEDGSEVIVAGLVVSMRSIFTKKGQQMAFAELEDQMASRAELVLFPGVWQRCSSFVDKGELIIVKGKLQLQEEEVKLLVDDAAPLSAPDVETRFRRKPGMKSTVAAPAQRVFIKIAADREQPDALHRLKYLLEQHPGTLPVVLYYERTRRVIALHKRYRVKPSLGLTKAIEEIMGDGSVRIK, from the coding sequence ATGAGCGGGTTCGTTCATCTGCACGTGCACAGCGAGTACAGCTTGTTAGACGGAGCAGCACGCATCCAGGATCTGGCGGCCGCGGCTGCTGGATTAGGCATGTCTCATCTCGCATTGACGGATCATGGTGTCTTATACGGCGCCATCTCATTCTATAAAGCTTGCATGGAACACGGCGTCAAGCCGATCATCGGCTGTGAAGTCTACTTCACGCCGGGAAGTCTGGAAGAGAAGGGAAGCTTGAAGGAGAATCCCATCTATCATCTCATCCTGCTGGCGAAGAATGAACATGGGTACCAGAACCTATTAAGACTCGTATCGCGTGCTCATCTTCACGGTTTCCACTACAAGCCCCGCGTCGATCTCGCGAGTCTGGAGCGCTATGCAGAAGGGCTGATCTGCCTTAGCGCCTGCCTCGGCGGAGAGATCTCGCAGCATCTCTTGCACCGTCGCTGCGAAGAAGCAAAGGAAGCCGCCCTGCGCTATCGGCGGATCTTCGGCGAGGATTTCTATCTCGAACTGCAAGATCACGGCATCATGGAACAGAAACAGGTGAACCAGGACCTGATCCGCCTCTCGCAGGAGACCGGAATTCCGCTCGTGGCGACCAACGACGTGCATTACATATCCCGTGCCGATGCAGAGGTACAGGACGTCCTGATCTGCATCGGCACGGGGAAGACCTTGGAAGACGAAGACCGCCTAAAATTCACCACCGATCAGCTCTACCTAAAGAGTGCGGAAGAGATGAGCCGGTTGTTCGCCCATGTACCGGAAGCAATCGCCAATACGGTGAAGATCGCCGAGCAGTGCCGCTTAGAACTGGAATTCGGCAAGTCGATCCTGCCCGCCTTCGAACCGATTCCGCAAGGACTCACGGCTCACGAATATCTGACGCAGCTCTGTGAAGAAGGGCTGCTGAAGCGGTATGAGGGAACAGCGAACTGGGAGGATCCGGCGTTCCGCGAGCGGGCAGAAGAGCGGCTTCGGTATGAACTCAGCGTGATCGAGGGGATGGGGTATTCGGATTATTTTCTGATCGTGTGGGATTTTATCCGCTTCGCGCATGCCAACAACATCGCTGTTGGACCGGGACGGGGGTCGTCGGCGGGCAGCTTGGTCGCCTATGTCCTGCAGATCACGAACGTTGATCCGCTCAAGTACAATCTGCTCTTCGAGCGCTTCCTCAATCCCGAACGCGTCTCGATGCCGGATATCGACATCGATTTCAGCGACGAGCGGCGGGATGAGGTGATCGATTATGTGGTGCGCAAGTACGGCAGCGAACATGTCGCGCAGATCATCACCTTTGGTACGATGGCCGCGAAGGCAGCGGTGCGCGATGTCGGCCGTGTGCTGAACATGTCCTATGCGGAGGTCGACCGCACGGCGAAGCTCATCCCGAACCAGCTGGGGATTACCTTGGATGCGGCGCTTGCTCAGAGTCCGCAGCTGGCCGAAGCTTGCCGCAAGAACGAGAAGACGGCGCAGCTCATCGAGATCGCCCGCAAGCTGGAGGGCATGCCGCGGCATGCCTCGACCCATGCCGCCGGCGTCGTCATCTCCCGCGAACCGCTGACGGACTACGTGCCGCTGACGCAAGGTTCGGAGCAAACGGCGCTCACCCAGTATTCGATGGAACATCTAGAGGCGATCGGCCTGCTCAAGATGGATTTCTTGGGCTTGCGAACGCTGTCGATCATCGAGCGCACGCTCGCCTTCATCGAGCAGCTCGGCGGCGATCCGATCGATCTGAAGGAACTGCCGGATGATGACCCGCTGACCTATGAACTGCTGAGCAGCGGCGATACAACGGGGGTCTTTCAGCTGGAGTCGCCGGGGATGCGGCGGGTGCTGCGCGAGCTGAAACCATCCAACTTTGAAGATATCATCTCGGTCCTTGCGCTGTATCGCCCTGGTCCGATGGATTTTATTCCCAAATATATTCAAGCCAAACACGGACGCATCCAAGTGGAGTATCCGCATCCGTCCCTCGAGCCGATCCTGAAGGACACATACGGCATCATCGTCTATCAGGAGCAGATCATGCAGATCGCTTCGCGGATGGCCGGTTTCAGCCTTGGCGAAGCCGACCTCTTGCGGCGCGCTGTCTCCAAGAAGAAGCGAGAGGTGCTGGACAAGGAGCGCGAGCACTTCGTCGCGGGGTGCCTCGCGCAGGGTCATGATGAAGCCTCGGCACATGCAGTATATGATATGATCGTGCGCTTCGCTGACTACGGGTTTCCGCGGGCCCATGCGACGGCCTATGGAGTGCTGGCTTACCAGACGGCCTATCTTAAGGCGCACTATCCGACGGCATTTATGGCCTCTATGCTGACGGCGGTGATGAACACGCCGCGCAAGGTAGCGGAATATGTCGATGAATGCCGGAAGATGGGTATTGACGTGCTGCCGCCGGATGTCAATGAGAGCGGCGTGCTGTTCACGCCGCTTCCTGACGGCTCGATTCGTTTCGGGCTTGCAGCGATCAAGAATGTCGGCACCCACGCGATGGAATCGATCATCGCTGAGCGGGCGGAGAAACCCTATGAAGATCTGCTCGATTTCTGCCGCCGCGTGGATCTCAGGGTCTGCAACAAGCGCGTGATGGAATCCCTCATCCTAAGCGGCGCCTTCGATTCGCTGCCGGGCCATCGCGCTCAGCTGCTGGCGATGCTGGATGAGACGATGGAAGCAGCACAGAAATGGAAGAAAGAGCGGGAGGACTTGCAGCTGCATCTGTTCGGCTTCACCGAAGAGGCTCAATGGACGGTGGAACCGCCGGACGTCCGCCCGTTCCAGCGCATGCAGCAGCTGGAGTTGGAGCGGGAACTGCTCGGCATCTATCTTTCCGGTCATCCCCTCGAGGATTATGCGGAGAAGCTGGAGCAGCTGGAGGTCGATCAACTGACCCAGCTGCCTGAATACGAGGATGGCAGTGAAGTGATCGTCGCAGGCTTGGTCGTCTCGATGCGGTCGATCTTCACCAAGAAAGGGCAGCAGATGGCCTTCGCCGAGCTGGAGGATCAGATGGCGTCGCGCGCTGAGCTGGTTCTCTTCCCGGGCGTCTGGCAGCGATGCAGCAGCTTCGTGGACAAGGGTGAATTGATCATCGTCAAGGGCAAGCTGCAGCTGCAGGAGGAGGAGGTGAAGCTGCTGGTCGATGATGCAGCGCCGCTGTCCGCTCCGGATGTGGAAACGCGATTCCGCCGCAAGCCGGGAATGAAAAGTACTGTCGCTGCGCCCGCGCAGCGGGTGTTCATCAAGATCGCCGCCGACAGAGAACAGCCGGATGCGCTCCATCGCCTGAAATACCTGCTGGAACAACATCCCGGCACCCTGCCCGTTGTGCTGTATTATGAACGGACACGGCGGGTCATCGCGCTTCACAAGCGCTATCGGGTGAAACCTTCCCTCGGCCTGACGAAGGCGATTGAGGAGATCATGGGAGACGGCTCCGTACGCATCAAATAA
- a CDS encoding YtrH family sporulation protein: MQDFLGKLVLDFFIAFGVIVGAAMLGGIGSVLTLQPPKAEMLRIATNFKIWAVVIVIGGTIDPLRYIESNLLVGAISPAIKQLLHIVSAFLGAYVASKLIEWICGGGMQT; encoded by the coding sequence TTGCAAGATTTTCTCGGCAAATTGGTGCTGGACTTCTTCATCGCCTTCGGCGTGATCGTGGGCGCTGCGATGCTGGGCGGGATCGGATCCGTACTGACGCTGCAGCCGCCCAAAGCCGAGATGCTGCGCATCGCGACGAATTTTAAAATCTGGGCTGTCGTCATCGTGATCGGCGGGACGATCGATCCGCTGCGCTATATCGAATCGAACCTGCTCGTCGGCGCGATCTCGCCTGCGATTAAGCAGCTGCTCCATATCGTAAGTGCCTTCCTCGGCGCCTACGTTGCTTCGAAGCTCATCGAATGGATCTGCGGAGGAGGCATGCAAACTTGA